tgtagtccggactgctgagcgaatcattcgcacaactctccccactcttcaagacctgtactcctccagagtgagcaaaagagcaaagaaaatcaccctggatccctcacatccagcacactccctctttgaactgttgccatctggtcggcgctacagagccctgagcaccagaacgaccagacataggaacagtttcttccctcaagaaatccacctgatgaacaattaacaccatggaacacacaacacataatatttgaaCTATGTAGacctcaatttgcacatttcatacttgcaatctgtacatacatgcatacatattgtctgaatgtttatgtttacttcaactgcacatttcacaactgcacatgtgtacatacaaattgtatatattgtatacttatttgcatatgtatattttatatatttattttaactgcacattttacacctgtatatgtgtacatacaatttaatctatactacatatgtcattctgttacactgtggagattatgtcactaaaacaaattcctcgcatgtgaaaacatgtctggcaataaagctgattctgattcgaTCGAATCAGATCgttctaatctatctatctatctatctatctatctatctatctatctatctatctatctatctatctatctatctatctatctatctatctatcttgagagcatgtggtagcctagtggttaaggtgttgggctaagaatcggaaggttgtgagttcgattcctacatccaccagttcccactgctgggcccctgagcaaggcccttaaccctcaattgctcagttgtataaaaatgagataaaaatgtaagtcgctctggataagggcgtctgctaaatgctgtaaatgtaaatgtgttgtgCTAACAATtcgaaggttgtgagtttgatcccaggtccaccgaactgccactgttgggcccatTGGGCACTTAACCCTAAAAAAAAGGTatgctgtataaaaaaataaaatgaggtaatgtaagtcgctctgcataagggcgtctgccaaatgatgtaaatataaatgtatctaTCATAcaagtacagtatatgcaatGTGTGAGTGCAGTAGCACCTCCGCTGCTTTAGATGGCGCTGCATGTGAATATCCTCCTTTATCTCCTCCGGCAGCTCAGCTGACTGTGACGCTCTCTGGAAACACCACAGTTATGACATTATGAATATCCATTCGTACGATTTAGCGCTTTAAACTATAACAATAACACAATTACAGACACCGATAAGTATTTTATCTGCTTTTTAATCACCTGTATCCTCGTCTAGCACAAAGGTAAGCCGTTTTTCTGTCACCgaatttatttatcattcattGTGCTTCGAAACAAAACGGCAGGTAGcttttagcatgttagcatttaGCCATGTTAGCATTTAGCCATATTAGCTTCATTAGCTTTATTTATCTACGAGtttctatatacatatacacgtTATAACGTGCATAGAATCACACGTCATAATAAACGGTACTTTGACACGCAAACGTCTATAAACCGTTAGCAAAATAACAAACGTAAGATAATTTAACTAGCCGGTTATCTAACTGCTAGCAaactatttatctatctatttatttatttatttatttatttatttatttatttatttatttatttaatgagcaaatgataacataataaaatgcaatttgcagttTGTTCAAATCTTAAAATTGTAACAacacgaatgaatgaatgaatgaaagaaaaaataatacaaagaaGGGGAATGGagcaataaaattaatttagaaaagaggaataaaatgaacAGCTTTGTAAAAGTCCATAGTTTTGACAGCTTTTCTGCTCGTGAGTCATAAAACGTTTGGTTTCTATTCAGACCACTTTACATTCACGGATGTGAaactttccaaataaaaaaatgataaaatgatttaaaataaaaagatgacaTTTCACCATTTTTACTTTCCtcgtacaaaaaaaaaaaaaatcataacatcttttttctgtatatgaAATTTTTTGTCCCACAGAATGATTCAAAAACACGTTCgacatcaataaaaaaaaaaactagtgtacatacaataaaaaaggtGGTTGTTGGTTTGTTGGATAAATTAGGtgcttaattttaaaatatacatcactaattttattgttaatgcaAAACTttataatactattattattattattaagtccaAACCAATTTCTAATTAATATTCTCAAAAAGATTGTCCCGTTATTGTCTGTAAGTAACTCcctaaaaaattaattatttttttctttaatattaatattttccacaaaaaaatagTTTTAGTGGAATTTAAACTAAGAATTTAAACTAGCTGTTTTGCTAACTGGAATTACTGTAAATTAGCACAGATTTGTCACAGGTGGATAAATGTATGttcaaaaagaaaatgtcatcATTTTCCTTGTACCCAAATTGGCAAAATattcctttttcatttttttagttCAGTTTTAAAATCGGCGAGGCgaataataatgacaattatCAAGAATCTTAAGCTAGCTTTGTTGCTCAGACTGTGCCGTGAGTTGTCAATCGTTTTGTAGAAAGGTTCAAacctcagcaaaaaaaaaaatctatataggCAACTAATCACATCACCTGAGCTGACGGAGGATCAGATGAGTTTAAGCTAACATGGCTGAGCGAGAAGTGAGTGTGACAGATCAGTAGAAAAGTTCTTTAGTCATTGCACAGGGTAATACAAAATGAAGTGTCAGTCCTTATGGTGCAAGGACtgacaaaaagataaaaaggtaaaaaaagaaatgcataaAATTAAAAGAATATAAACATAAGAGTTCCAATGAAATGCTATTTAGTTGAGGTAGAAGGCAGCATTTATTGCACTTAACATATTGCACATGTGAATAGTAAAGTATAGTATCAACAAAAGTtaagtttaaataatattaagctATTGCACTTTCAATGTCTTTCATACAGATTTGTGgttgggaataaataaatatgaggtAGCGCTCAATGAGCGCGTCTAGCGCAAATAGTTCCGAACGTTCAGTGATGTTTTTTGGTGATTCTCTAACGGCTTTGGGAAACTGTTCCTGAGAAACTGTTCCTGAGTCTGTTTGTGTGCGATATGATGGACCTGAAGCTTCTGCCAGATGGTAGAAGGTCAAATAGGTGGTGTACAGGGTGGGTTGGGTCTTTCAGTATGGTGTTTTCTCTGCTGTGCTAGCGAGAGCTGAGTACCGCTGTTGCTTATGTGAAATTGCCAGAAACTAAACTCTATTCCTTGttctaaaagaaaaacaaacatctttttttctctcttaaacGCACTTCTAACGGAAGCTTAATTCAacataataaaatgcaattataaaataataaataaatacacagtatTTTGTGGATAGACACAATCCACAAATCAaagtaatgttttttaaaacctCCATACAGTAAGACGGCATGCATATCccgtgtgtagtgttgtgtaaataatacgaaaaaaaaagcaatctcTCGGCTGTTTTTCTGCCTCAGCGTTCAATCATGACGGAGTTCTGGTTGATCTCGGCTCCTGGAGAGAAAACCTGCCAGCAGACATGGGACAAGCTGATGGTGGCCACCACTCGCACCAACAACCTGTCCACCAACAACAAGTTCAACATCCCGGACCTCAAGGTTCAgccatttctattatttattcatgttaatgtcacataatttgtgtaaatatcGCAAATGAATCAAATCGACGGTATTCAGATTCATTCGTCAGACGGAACTGTTTGCTCGTTTTGTGTATTTCCCAACTGTGGCAATTCGGGACTTCTCTATTTGAGTAAAAATTCTTTCAGTTCCTCTTGCATGGATCTTAACAGTATGACCGCTGTGAGTGGATCGAACTTCATACTTCTCTTAAAGAgtttcaatgttaaaaaaactACTTTCACATGGACTGAGGTGTTTGATCGGATGTAGTGAGATAAAGGACCACTCGGCGCAGTAGGGATTCAACCACAATTCCTTCCTTTTAAATGTTAACTATAGAGTAGACTGGTATTGATTCCAGAGATATCTGCACATTTGCTAAAGaataaagtattggcacccttttcTAGGCTTGGGGATGATGTTAAAGGAGCACCACCATACAGTAGACACAACATTTTGAACACCATTTAAGATTGTGTGCTTCTCTTCCACACAGCCGCAGTTTGTACCACTTAATAAGTTTGTTTGCACCCGACGAAGCGAGAACGCAGGCGGCGCCTCGCAAAGCTCTGACTGATCAAACAGACTGACTGCGTTTTCTTTGCTCCATCATGCTGCTTTCTGATCAAAGCCTGTGCTTCTCGGTTCCCCTGCAGGTCGGGACATTAGATGTTTTAGTCGGACTCTCAGATGAGCTGGCCAAGTTGGACTCTTTTGTGGAGaggtatgtttttttgttttttttccccctcttcacTCTCCAGGAAAATATTGCAATGCAAACCATCTGTCTGGTTCACACACTTGTCTTTAACCTGAACAAACTTTTCCAGTCTCACCCAGTGACGATTTCAGTTTTGTGTTCTGTGAAATTTCGTGCTTGTGATGATACGATTAGTTCAGTAGGACAGGCTCAGTGTTCACGGGTCGAGTCAAAGGAGTTTAAACTGTCCGGCTTATTTAACGTGCTGAGGAATCTCACTCAGCGGTGTGATGCTGGCTTTCCCTGGCTAAAGTGAAGCATTAGCAGTGTGGTGACACACCGACGCCTCTTCCCTCAATCATATTTAAAACTCATGACTTCTGTCTAAAGCACAGTTGCAAAGAACTATTTATACCTGACTGGAAGCTCTGAAAGCTTAAAATTCACACATGAGTCATTCTGACAGGTTCctagattttgtgtgtgtgtgtgtgtgtgtgtgtgtgtgtgtgtgtgtgtgtgtgtgtgtgtgtgtgtgtgtgtgtgtgtgtaaattattatatataaactgaAGAAAAATACATGAGAGCATCGAAAAAGACTTTCATTAAAAGTGTTaaagttttctgtttttctcttctgttcaaAAATGCCACTATTTGTTTTACGCTTTATTTGTCACAGCAAATTGTTTTCAGAGGCTTAAAGCGGCGACGTGGCCACTGCTCGAATAACAGTCAGGGCTTTTAATGTTGTTAAGCATTTCTTTAGAGTCCTGAGATGCAAAAATGGGGAAAaatttttctgcctttttttttttttttaataaatatttagcttCTCTGTTTTCACCGTTTTCTCAGTTTTCCTTTGAAGCTCTCAGTAAAGTGTGTTTTCTGAGGATGGTACAGGATGGCAAcagggtgtgatgtgtgtttgatGCGGTTTGCAGCGTGGTGAAGAAGGTGGCGCAGTACATGGCCGACGTTCTCGAGGACAGCCGTGATAAAGTTCAGGAGAACCTGCTGGCAAACGGAGGTTAACTAGCATCTCCTTCAGTCTCCACACCAAATCTTTGATCCTTTTTTGATCTTTTTGTAATCTTCGCTTTTGTTGTTCTTGATTTTATTAGTGGATCTGATCACCTACATCACGAGGTTCCAGTGGGATATGGCAAAATACCCCATTAAGCAATCTTTGAAGAACATATCTGAAATCATATCTAAGGCGAGTCGACAAAAAACTCAACAAAATGCTTGAGTAATAAGTCATGGTTCTGTAcatgggtgtgtgagagtgtgagagagtgtgtgtgtgagagagtgtgtgtgtgagagagtgtgtgtgtgagagagtgtgtgtgtgagagagtgtgtgtgtgagagagtgtgtgtgtgagagagtgtgtgtgtgagagagtgtgtgtgtgagagagtgtgtgtgtgagagagtgtgtgtgtgagagagtgtgtgtgtgagagagtgtgtgtgtgagagagtgtgtgtgtgagagagtgtgtgtgtgagagagtgtgtgtgtgagagagtgtgtgtgtgagagagtgtgtgtgtgagagagtgtgtgtgtgagagagtgtgtgtgtgagagagtgtgtgtgtgagagagagtgtgtgtgtgagagagtgtgtgtgtgagagagtgtgtgtgtgagagagtgtgtgtgtgagagagtgtgtgtgtgagagagtgtgtgtgtgagagagtgtgtgtgtgagagagtgtgtgtgtgagagagtgtgtgtgtgagagagtgtgtgtgtgtgagagagtgtgtgtgtgagagagtgtgtgtgtgagagagtgtgtgtgtgagagagtgtgtgtgtgagagagtgtgtgtgtgagagagtgtgtgtgtgagagagtgtgtgtgtgagagagtgtgtgtgtgagagagtgtgtgtgtgagagagtgtgtgtgtgtgagagtgtgtgtgtgtgagagtgtgtgtgtgagagtgtgtgtgtgagagtgtgtgtgtgagagtgtgtgtgtgtgtgtgtgtgtgtgtgtgtgtgtgtgtgtgtgtgtgtgtgtgtgtgtgtgtacttaggACGTGTCACATGAATGCTGAGTAATTAAACTTTTTGTCTCCCTCTGCTGATAACAGCAAGTAACACAGATTGATAACGATTTAAAGGCTCGAGCTTCAGCCTACAACAACCTGAAGGGAAACCTGCAGAACCTGGAGAGGAAGAACGCGTAAGTGAAGAACAACTGTTACTGACTGTCTTTAATACAAGATTCAttcatccactcatccatccacccatccatcaaaccatcttttttctttctttctttctttctttctttctttctttctttctttctttctttctttctttccttctttctttctttctttcttgtcctCCCTTGTTTTTTGTAGGATAGACTGTAGGTCTATCCTATAAACATATACCAACCCAAATTCTAACCATATGACATCATAAGCCTTTAtaaccttttttccccctaaataAAAAAGGGACATTTTTATTGGATAGTATCTCAGTTCTCCGTATAGATACAGAAGATACTTGTAGTGAATTAAGCTACATGTGTCAAAATGTATTCTGTGTCCCTGtttcaaaatgaaataagcTGTATAACTCCCTTGTCCTCAGAGGGAGCCTGCTGACCCGCAGCTTGGCCGATATCGTAAAGAAAGAGGACTTCGTGCTCGACTCTGAGTACCTCGTCACACTGTTGGTTGTGGTGCCGAAGTAAGTGATGTTCgtgtggtgattttttttttttttcccctctgtatAGAGTTAACAATCCGTCTTACTGTCTCTCCTCAGGACGAATTACGGAGACTGGCAGAAGACGTACGAAACTCTCTCAGAAATGGTGGTGCCACGTTCCACAAAGTAAGCTCAGCTTCTTTCTAAACCATGAGCCAGGTTaattcatacaaataaatatataaaaaaaatccctagaTTATCGAGGTCACTGGGTGTCAAGGTAATTAGCGTAGCATGTCAATAAATCGTcatagtgggttttttttttaactctatatactgtatatttatatgttgtaGACTTTGGTGAGGATTTTGGTCCAAATTGATTGCATACTGATTTGCTGGATTAAATTTGCGTTTTTGTTTCCGCACAGTTTGCTGTTTGAGGATCAGGAGAGCGGGCTGTTCAGCGTCACGCTGTTCCGCAAAGCTATCGACGACTTCAGGCACAAAGCCAGAGAGAACAAGTACAGTGGAGCTTTCATCTTTACTACTTGAACATGATCAGTCAGAAAGGTGTTGATTAAGTTTCCATAACCGTATAATCCGCTACAAACCAACTCGTATCGACGTGCTTACACGTTGTTGTTTCCACGGTAACACTTCATTTGTAAGGGACATATACGGCGGACAGTGgaataacaataatgtttaAGTGACCAGACTGATTATTATTGCATTGTTAGTAGATGTGGGTTAGCTTCGCATCTTCATAACTTCCCGGTAagacgtctgtgtgtgtgtgtgcgcgcgtctgtgtgtgtgtgcgcgtctgtgtgtgtgtgcgcgtctgtgtgtgtgtgtgcgtctgtgtgtgtgtgtgcgtctgtgtgtgtgtgtgcgtctgcgtctgtgagtgtgtgtctgtgt
This genomic stretch from Tachysurus fulvidraco isolate hzauxx_2018 chromosome 25, HZAU_PFXX_2.0, whole genome shotgun sequence harbors:
- the atp6v1c1a gene encoding V-type proton ATPase subunit C 1-A, whose protein sequence is MTEFWLISAPGEKTCQQTWDKLMVATTRTNNLSTNNKFNIPDLKVGTLDVLVGLSDELAKLDSFVESVVKKVAQYMADVLEDSRDKVQENLLANGVDLITYITRFQWDMAKYPIKQSLKNISEIISKQVTQIDNDLKARASAYNNLKGNLQNLERKNAGSLLTRSLADIVKKEDFVLDSEYLVTLLVVVPKTNYGDWQKTYETLSEMVVPRSTNLLFEDQESGLFSVTLFRKAIDDFRHKARENKFMVRDFQYNEEEMKADKEEMTRLSTDKKKQFGPLVRWLKVNFSEAFIAWIHIKALRVFVESVLRYGLPVNFQAMVLQPNKKNMKKLREVLYELYKHLDSSAAAIIDQSAMDIPGLNLSQQEYYPYVYYKIDCNLLDFK